CACTGCTGGCCTATGGTTTTACCCGCCACAGTGAGCATTACTGCTACACAACCCACTTGCTGAATGGCCAGTTCCGTATGCAGGTCACCGTTTCTGCCGCAGGCGAGGTGGACACCACACTGACGGACACCGCCAGCGGGGATGAGTATATTCTGCATAAAATCAGCCGGACCACCGGGGCTTTTGTGGGGGCCGTACGCGAGGCCTGGCAACAGGTTCTGGAGGATATTGCCGGGCACTGTTTCCCCGTGTCGGTGTTTAAAACCGGGCAGGCCTGCCAGGTGGTGGACTATATCCGCACCCGTTATCACCATGAGCTGGAATTTCTGTGGCCGCGCTTTCCGGACAATGCCATCTTCCGGCGCAGCGATAATCAAAAATGGTATGGCGCACTCCTGACCACCCGGCCCGCCAGCCTCGGCCTGGCCGGAGAAGG
This Shimwellia blattae DSM 4481 = NBRC 105725 DNA region includes the following protein-coding sequences:
- a CDS encoding MmcQ/YjbR family DNA-binding protein, with protein sequence MQEISSLFQRRSVDIPALLAYGFTRHSEHYCYTTHLLNGQFRMQVTVSAAGEVDTTLTDTASGDEYILHKISRTTGAFVGAVREAWQQVLEDIAGHCFPVSVFKTGQACQVVDYIRTRYHHELEFLWPRFPDNAIFRRSDNQKWYGALLTTRPASLGLAGEGPIEILDLRMDPDAVIQLTDNVHYFPGFHMNKKHWITIVLDGPVASGEIFSRIDDSYQLAARK